In Hasllibacter sp. MH4015, the following proteins share a genomic window:
- a CDS encoding lysophospholipid acyltransferase family protein, with the protein MSQNGRRPSDWMVDRLWRALIWLALRLPHRTRVRAMGWVFARIVGPLSGRKAQALQNLALVWPDMPQAEMQRITVAVLDNVGRVVMENYATEDQMARAADWTPSGPGWAAAEEARAAGRPVLFISGHYGNYQAGRAALNTRGYRMGGLYRPLNNDYLNDHYIATIENVGGGAFTKDRRGMSGFVRHLKSGAQGAILIDQYVFEGTLMEFLGHPAPTSLAAAEMALKFDALLIPIYSTRLENGLDFAVELEEPIPHTDARTMTQALNDSLAARIRAKPEQWFWVHNRWKPEQAAYFAHLAEGTDRATL; encoded by the coding sequence ATGTCACAGAACGGCAGACGCCCTTCCGACTGGATGGTGGACCGTCTGTGGCGCGCCCTGATCTGGCTGGCCCTGCGCCTGCCGCATCGGACCCGCGTTCGGGCCATGGGTTGGGTTTTCGCCCGTATCGTCGGCCCGCTTTCCGGTCGCAAGGCACAGGCATTGCAGAACCTCGCACTGGTCTGGCCCGACATGCCGCAGGCGGAAATGCAACGCATCACCGTGGCCGTCCTCGACAATGTGGGGCGCGTCGTGATGGAGAATTACGCGACCGAGGACCAGATGGCGCGCGCCGCCGATTGGACGCCGAGTGGCCCCGGTTGGGCGGCGGCGGAAGAAGCGCGCGCGGCCGGGCGCCCCGTCCTCTTCATTTCGGGCCATTACGGGAATTACCAGGCCGGGCGCGCGGCACTCAATACCCGCGGCTACCGGATGGGCGGCCTCTATCGTCCGCTCAACAACGACTATCTCAACGACCATTACATCGCCACGATCGAGAATGTGGGCGGCGGGGCCTTTACCAAGGACCGGCGCGGCATGTCGGGCTTCGTCCGGCACCTGAAATCAGGCGCGCAGGGCGCGATCCTGATCGACCAATACGTGTTCGAGGGGACGTTGATGGAGTTTCTCGGCCACCCCGCGCCAACCTCGCTGGCGGCGGCGGAAATGGCCCTGAAATTCGATGCGCTCCTGATCCCGATCTATTCCACGCGACTTGAAAACGGCCTTGATTTCGCGGTGGAGTTGGAGGAGCCGATCCCCCACACCGATGCCCGGACCATGACGCAGGCCCTTAACGACAGCCTTGCCGCGCGGATCCGCGCAAAGCCCGAGCAATGGTTCTGGGTCCACAACCGGTGGAAACCGGAGCAGGCGGCGTATTTCGCGCATCTGGCCGAGGGCACCGACCGCGCGACGCTCTGA
- a CDS encoding thioredoxin family protein: protein MRNRLALIAAFGAGLGVGAPALADGPVVLELFTSQGCSSCPPADDLLGQLAEREDVIALALHVNYWDYIGWEDTFATPQLTERQHYYGHAAGSTVVYTPQMVIGGVDHVIGTRAMEVADLIAAHMAQPDPVDVDATPTGDGWQVQAVWVGDGTAPQMVVQVVTYSPHEVVEITRGENAGLTVDYHNIVRSWQVVSDWSGATPFEAQVMPTGDMPHVVIVQADGHGAILGAARLD from the coding sequence ATGCGCAATAGACTGGCTTTGATCGCCGCTTTCGGGGCGGGCCTTGGGGTGGGCGCGCCGGCCCTGGCCGATGGTCCGGTGGTGTTGGAGCTGTTCACGTCGCAGGGCTGTTCGTCCTGCCCGCCCGCCGATGATCTGCTGGGGCAGTTGGCCGAACGGGAGGACGTGATCGCCCTGGCGCTGCACGTGAATTACTGGGACTACATCGGCTGGGAAGACACGTTTGCCACCCCGCAACTGACCGAGCGGCAGCATTATTACGGCCACGCGGCCGGATCGACGGTCGTCTACACCCCACAGATGGTCATTGGTGGCGTCGACCACGTGATCGGCACGCGCGCGATGGAGGTGGCGGACCTGATCGCCGCCCATATGGCGCAGCCCGACCCGGTTGACGTCGACGCGACCCCCACCGGCGACGGGTGGCAGGTGCAGGCGGTCTGGGTCGGCGACGGCACCGCGCCACAGATGGTCGTGCAGGTCGTCACCTATTCACCCCACGAGGTGGTGGAGATCACGCGCGGCGAGAATGCGGGGCTGACGGTCGATTACCACAATATCGTGCGCAGTTGGCAGGTCGTGTCGGATTGGTCCGGGGCCACCCCCTTCGAGGCGCAGGTGATGCCCACCGGCGACATGCCCCACGTGGTGATCGTGCAGGCCGATGGCCACGGCGCGATCCTGGGCGCGGCAAGGCTCGACTGA
- the ccmD gene encoding heme exporter protein CcmD, giving the protein MNVDLGQYAAEVLSAYAGTLALLALLLIGSIWKARRVARHLADVEARRERPVVGAEDAPRSADLAIDGGGRNP; this is encoded by the coding sequence ATGAACGTCGATCTGGGCCAATACGCGGCTGAAGTCCTGTCGGCCTATGCCGGTACGCTGGCACTTCTGGCACTCCTGCTGATCGGGTCGATCTGGAAAGCGCGCCGCGTCGCCAGACACCTGGCCGACGTGGAAGCACGCCGCGAACGCCCCGTCGTGGGTGCCGAGGATGCCCCGCGCAGCGCCGATCTGGCCATCGATGGCGGAGGGCGCAATCCATGA
- a CDS encoding MarR family winged helix-turn-helix transcriptional regulator, translating into MSMHAPLASTTLTGFQASYLDSLAMVERLHRLLLDVIKDEFERLGVLDINAVQALLLFNIGDNEVTAGELKSRGYYQGSNVSYNLKKLVDMGYMHHQRCEIDRRSVRVRLTEKGRDVRDTVEKLFERHADGLEKQGVLNADGMDRLNHSLKRIERFWSDQIRYIY; encoded by the coding sequence ATGAGTATGCATGCGCCCCTTGCCTCGACCACCCTGACAGGGTTCCAGGCGAGTTACCTCGATTCCCTTGCCATGGTGGAGCGCCTGCATCGGCTGCTTCTGGATGTCATCAAGGACGAATTCGAACGGCTGGGGGTGCTGGATATCAACGCGGTCCAGGCGCTGCTCCTGTTCAATATCGGCGACAACGAGGTGACGGCGGGGGAGCTGAAATCCCGCGGCTACTACCAAGGCTCCAATGTCAGCTACAACCTCAAGAAGCTGGTCGACATGGGCTACATGCACCACCAACGCTGCGAGATCGACCGCCGCTCCGTCCGGGTTCGCCTGACGGAGAAGGGACGTGATGTGCGCGATACGGTCGAAAAGCTGTTCGAGCGCCACGCGGACGGGCTGGAGAAACAGGGCGTGTTGAACGCGGATGGCATGGACCGCCTGAACCATTCCCTGAAGCGGATCGAACGGTTCTGGTCGGATCAGATCAGATATATCTACTGA
- a CDS encoding isoprenylcysteine carboxylmethyltransferase family protein: protein MKGFPDLPPIWLVGFMALAWVLARFVPLYEARDALVSVLGMAMGVVGVVLIFWAAYWFWKKKTTIEPHHTPGTLIVEGPYTVSRNPIYLGMVFILTGQVLWMGALSPILLPPALLLILTRRFARPEEAALRAAFGAEAQRYLAETRRWL from the coding sequence ATGAAGGGGTTTCCGGATCTTCCGCCGATATGGCTTGTGGGCTTCATGGCGTTGGCCTGGGTCCTTGCCCGGTTCGTACCGCTCTACGAGGCGCGCGATGCGCTGGTCAGTGTTCTGGGTATGGCGATGGGCGTGGTGGGTGTCGTCCTGATTTTCTGGGCCGCCTATTGGTTCTGGAAGAAGAAGACCACGATCGAGCCCCATCACACCCCGGGCACCCTGATCGTGGAAGGCCCCTACACCGTCAGCCGCAATCCGATCTACCTTGGCATGGTGTTTATCCTGACGGGGCAGGTCCTGTGGATGGGCGCGTTGAGCCCGATCCTGTTGCCGCCGGCGCTCCTGTTGATCCTGACGCGGCGCTTCGCGCGCCCCGAGGAAGCGGCCCTGCGCGCGGCCTTTGGGGCGGAGGCGCAGAGATACCTGGCCGAGACGCGCCGCTGGTTGTGA
- the ccmA gene encoding heme ABC exporter ATP-binding protein CcmA yields the protein MALRVTDLACARGPAQVLANVSFSVAPGEALILRGPNGAGKTTLLRTLAGLTPPLSGSIELADNAIAYAAHADGLKAQLSVVENLRFWAGVFGTRDIAPALTAFALAPLSDRPAGELSAGQKRRLSLARLLVTGRPIWALDEPTVSLDAENTARFARAVDAHLSGGGSAIIATHIDLGLSASRSLDISPFVAKGLPASDPFGEALS from the coding sequence ATGGCGCTCCGTGTCACTGATCTCGCCTGCGCGCGCGGGCCTGCGCAAGTCCTTGCGAATGTGTCCTTTTCCGTCGCGCCGGGGGAGGCTTTGATCCTGCGCGGCCCCAACGGTGCGGGCAAGACCACGCTCCTGCGCACGCTGGCGGGCCTGACCCCGCCGCTGTCGGGCAGCATCGAGCTTGCCGACAACGCCATCGCCTACGCCGCCCATGCGGACGGGTTGAAGGCGCAGTTGAGCGTGGTGGAGAACCTGCGCTTCTGGGCCGGTGTCTTCGGAACACGCGATATCGCCCCTGCCCTCACCGCCTTCGCCCTTGCCCCCCTCTCCGACCGGCCTGCGGGCGAGCTTTCGGCGGGGCAGAAGCGCCGGTTGTCGCTCGCGCGGCTCCTCGTCACCGGCCGCCCGATCTGGGCCCTGGATGAGCCGACCGTGTCGCTCGACGCCGAGAACACCGCCCGTTTCGCGCGCGCGGTCGACGCGCATCTCTCGGGCGGCGGCTCGGCCATCATCGCCACCCATATCGACCTCGGCCTGTCCGCGTCGCGCAGCCTCGACATCTCGCCCTTCGTGGCCAAGGGTCTCCCCGCCTCCGACCCGTTCGGGGAGGCGCTGTCGTGA
- a CDS encoding DMT family transporter — protein MTRFSPTMQGIVLMITAIFLFSAMDAIAKALMARFDVIQVVWARYAGQMVVVAILLLPRLPTLIRTRHIGLQLLRSAFLFSATWCFFTSLSFIDLAAATAVMNIHPVILTLGAALILRERLGPRRIIAILVALLGALIIIRPGADVVSWSSLLPLLAGFFYASYSLTTRFLGRDEPILTSFLYTALIGTCAATFLTLPAWQAPAASDWAVFLGLGIVGAAGQFCLIRALTVAEAGAVAPFGYSGVIFSTFWGLVAFGEVPDATMLLGALVIVGAGVYVWHRETRLDPSPASGA, from the coding sequence ATGACGCGGTTTTCCCCGACCATGCAGGGCATCGTCCTGATGATCACCGCGATCTTCCTGTTCTCGGCGATGGATGCGATTGCCAAGGCCCTCATGGCGCGGTTCGACGTGATCCAGGTCGTCTGGGCGCGCTATGCGGGGCAGATGGTCGTGGTGGCGATCCTGCTTCTGCCACGCCTGCCCACCCTGATCCGGACGCGGCATATCGGGTTGCAGCTTCTGCGCTCGGCCTTCCTGTTCTCGGCCACGTGGTGCTTTTTCACGTCGCTTTCGTTCATCGACCTCGCGGCAGCCACGGCGGTGATGAATATCCACCCGGTGATCCTCACCCTCGGTGCGGCGCTGATCCTGCGCGAACGCCTTGGCCCGCGCCGCATCATCGCGATCCTCGTGGCGCTCCTCGGGGCGCTGATCATCATCCGCCCCGGGGCCGACGTGGTGTCTTGGTCGTCCCTCCTGCCGCTTCTGGCGGGGTTCTTTTATGCGTCCTACAGCCTGACCACCCGGTTCTTGGGGCGGGACGAGCCGATCCTGACCTCGTTCCTCTATACCGCCCTGATCGGCACCTGCGCGGCGACATTCCTGACCCTGCCCGCCTGGCAGGCCCCCGCCGCATCCGATTGGGCGGTCTTCCTTGGCCTCGGCATCGTGGGGGCGGCGGGGCAGTTCTGCCTGATCCGCGCGCTGACCGTGGCGGAGGCGGGCGCAGTGGCGCCCTTCGGTTATTCCGGGGTGATCTTTTCCACCTTCTGGGGACTGGTCGCATTCGGCGAGGTTCCCGATGCCACCATGCTGCTCGGCGCGCTTGTGATCGTGGGGGCCGGTGTCTATGTCTGGCACCGCGAAACCCGCCTCGACCCGTCCCCTGCCAGCGGAGCCTGA
- the acnA gene encoding aconitate hydratase AcnA: MPITVGHDSSKTRKTLKVGDQSVAYYSIAAAEEAGLGDFSKLPAALKVVLENMLRFEDGKTVSVDDIKAFSEWATQGGKNPREIAYRPARVLMQDFTGVPAVVDLAAMRDGIKALGGDPQKINPLNPVDLVIDHSVMIDEFGNPRAFQMNVDREYERNMERYTFLKWGQTAFNNFRVVPPGTGICHQVNLEYLAQTVWTDTDQNGEDVAYPDTLVGTDSHTTMVNGAAVLGWGVGGIEAEAAMLGQPISMLIPEVVGFELTGQMMEGTTGTDLVLKVVEMLRERGVVGKFVEFYGKGLDTLPLADRATIANMAPEYGATCGFFPIDGETLRYLRTTGRDEDRIALVEAYAKENGFWRDADYAPVYTDTLHLDMGTIVPAISGPKRPQDYVALTDAAKVFGEYISGQRPEWSADQEEKAEWYGEGGAQAPRDIPGDIGKHKRAKVEGEDYTIHDGTIVIASITSCTNTSNPYVMIGAGLVARKARALGLTRKPWVKTSLAPGSQVVSAYLEAAELQDDLDAIGFNLVGYGCTTCIGNSGPIQKELSEAINKGDIIATSVLSGNRNFEGRISPDVRANYLASPPLVVAYALAGDMNIDITKDPLGQDKDGNDVFLKDIWPTTQEIAELVEETVTRESFQEKYASVFEGDEKWQGVEVPQQETYDWPATSTYIQNPPYFQGMTMDTKQIENIEGAKVLALLGDMITTDHISPAGSFKESHPAGQYLVERQVPVREFNSYGSRRGNHEVMMRGTFANIRIKNEMLDGAEGGYTLGPDGEQTSIFDAAMAHMENGTPLVIFGGEQYGAGSSRDWAAKGTNLLGVKAVIAESFERIHRSNLVGMGVIPFEFTNGDTRKTLGLKGDETVSIHGLDSVTPLAEVPCTITMGDGSTKEITLKCRIDTGVEIEYIENGGVLHYVLRNLAREDQPIAAE, from the coding sequence ATGCCCATCACCGTTGGCCACGATTCCTCGAAAACCCGCAAGACCCTGAAAGTGGGGGACCAGTCGGTCGCCTATTATTCCATTGCCGCCGCAGAAGAGGCGGGGTTGGGGGATTTCTCCAAACTGCCCGCGGCACTGAAGGTTGTGCTGGAGAACATGCTGCGGTTCGAAGACGGCAAGACCGTTTCGGTGGATGACATCAAGGCGTTCAGCGAATGGGCGACCCAGGGCGGCAAGAACCCGCGCGAGATCGCCTATCGCCCGGCGCGTGTGCTGATGCAGGATTTCACCGGCGTACCGGCGGTGGTGGACCTCGCCGCGATGCGCGACGGGATCAAGGCTCTGGGGGGCGACCCGCAGAAGATCAACCCGCTGAACCCGGTGGATCTGGTCATCGACCATTCCGTCATGATCGACGAGTTCGGCAACCCGCGCGCGTTCCAGATGAACGTGGACCGCGAATATGAGCGGAACATGGAGCGGTACACGTTCCTGAAATGGGGCCAGACCGCGTTCAACAATTTCCGCGTCGTCCCCCCCGGCACCGGCATCTGCCACCAGGTGAACCTGGAATACCTGGCGCAGACCGTCTGGACCGATACGGACCAGAATGGCGAAGACGTGGCGTATCCCGACACGCTTGTGGGCACGGACAGCCACACGACGATGGTCAACGGCGCGGCGGTTCTTGGCTGGGGCGTGGGCGGTATCGAGGCCGAGGCCGCGATGCTGGGCCAGCCGATCTCCATGCTGATCCCGGAAGTCGTCGGCTTCGAGCTGACGGGCCAGATGATGGAAGGAACGACCGGTACGGACCTTGTGCTGAAGGTCGTGGAGATGCTGCGCGAGCGTGGCGTGGTGGGCAAATTCGTGGAATTCTACGGCAAGGGCCTCGACACGCTGCCGCTGGCCGACCGCGCGACCATCGCCAACATGGCGCCGGAATACGGCGCGACCTGTGGTTTCTTCCCCATCGATGGCGAGACCCTTCGCTACCTGCGCACCACGGGCCGCGACGAGGACCGCATCGCGCTGGTCGAGGCCTACGCCAAGGAAAACGGCTTCTGGCGCGACGCGGACTACGCGCCCGTTTATACCGACACGCTGCACCTGGACATGGGGACCATCGTGCCCGCAATCTCCGGCCCCAAGCGGCCACAGGATTACGTGGCGCTGACCGATGCGGCCAAGGTGTTCGGTGAATACATCTCCGGCCAGCGTCCCGAATGGTCGGCGGATCAGGAGGAGAAGGCCGAGTGGTACGGGGAAGGCGGCGCCCAGGCCCCGCGCGACATCCCCGGCGATATCGGCAAGCACAAGCGTGCGAAGGTCGAGGGGGAGGATTACACGATCCACGACGGCACGATCGTCATCGCCTCGATCACATCGTGCACCAATACGTCCAACCCCTACGTGATGATCGGCGCGGGTCTTGTGGCCCGCAAAGCCCGCGCGCTGGGCCTGACCCGGAAGCCCTGGGTCAAGACGTCGCTGGCACCGGGGTCCCAGGTGGTGTCGGCCTATCTGGAAGCCGCCGAGTTGCAGGACGATCTGGACGCCATCGGCTTCAACCTTGTGGGTTATGGCTGCACGACCTGCATCGGCAATTCCGGCCCGATCCAGAAGGAACTGTCAGAGGCGATCAACAAAGGCGACATCATCGCCACCTCCGTCCTGTCGGGCAACCGCAACTTCGAGGGGCGCATTTCGCCCGACGTGCGCGCCAACTACCTCGCCTCGCCGCCGCTTGTCGTGGCCTATGCGCTGGCCGGTGACATGAATATCGATATCACGAAAGATCCGCTGGGGCAGGACAAGGACGGCAACGACGTCTTCCTGAAGGATATCTGGCCCACCACGCAGGAAATCGCGGAATTGGTGGAAGAGACGGTCACGCGCGAGAGTTTCCAGGAGAAATACGCCTCCGTCTTCGAGGGCGACGAGAAGTGGCAGGGCGTGGAGGTACCGCAGCAGGAGACCTATGACTGGCCCGCAACCTCGACCTACATCCAGAACCCGCCCTATTTCCAGGGCATGACGATGGACACCAAGCAGATCGAGAATATCGAAGGGGCCAAGGTGCTGGCCCTGCTGGGGGACATGATTACCACCGACCACATCTCGCCGGCCGGATCGTTCAAGGAATCGCATCCCGCCGGGCAGTATCTGGTGGAGCGTCAGGTGCCGGTGCGGGAGTTCAACTCCTACGGCTCCCGCCGGGGCAACCACGAGGTGATGATGCGCGGGACTTTCGCCAATATCCGCATCAAGAACGAGATGCTGGACGGGGCCGAGGGCGGCTACACGCTCGGACCGGACGGCGAGCAGACGTCGATCTTCGACGCGGCCATGGCCCATATGGAAAACGGCACGCCGCTCGTGATTTTCGGGGGCGAGCAGTATGGCGCAGGCTCCAGCCGCGACTGGGCGGCAAAGGGCACGAACCTTCTGGGCGTGAAGGCGGTGATCGCCGAGAGCTTCGAGCGCATTCACCGGAGCAACCTTGTGGGTATGGGCGTGATCCCCTTCGAGTTCACCAATGGCGATACACGCAAGACGTTGGGTCTGAAGGGGGATGAGACGGTGTCGATCCACGGGCTCGACAGCGTGACGCCCTTGGCCGAAGTACCTTGCACGATCACGATGGGCGACGGCTCCACCAAGGAGATCACGCTGAAATGCCGGATCGATACGGGCGTTGAGATCGAATATATCGAGAACGGCGGCGTGCTCCATTATGTGTTGCGCAATCTTGCCCGGGAAGACCAGCCGATCGCGGCGGAATAA
- a CDS encoding succinate dehydrogenase assembly factor 2, translating into MSEPRDIRLKRLRMRAWHRGIKEMDLILGGWADRNMDAADDATLDAFEAVLAEADHDLYQWVSGQGQAPENLAPMIERIAADMTPTLGRGA; encoded by the coding sequence ATGAGCGAGCCGCGCGATATCCGGCTGAAACGGCTGCGGATGCGGGCCTGGCACCGGGGCATCAAGGAGATGGACCTGATCCTGGGCGGGTGGGCCGACCGCAACATGGACGCGGCGGACGATGCCACCCTGGACGCGTTCGAGGCGGTTCTGGCGGAGGCCGATCACGACCTTTACCAATGGGTGTCCGGGCAGGGGCAGGCCCCCGAAAACCTCGCCCCCATGATCGAGCGCATCGCCGCCGACATGACGCCCACCCTGGGGCGCGGCGCCTGA
- a CDS encoding helix-turn-helix domain-containing protein — translation MGDLSRSDSSWFDAETTTFGDRVTGAREAASLGQAELAKRLGVKIKTIRAWENDQAEPRANKLGKLAGILGVSMMWLLSGQGEGLDGPEAQEPLDEDLEKVLIDLRQMRQEQAQLAERMGRLEKRLRSVMTDA, via the coding sequence ATGGGCGATCTGTCGCGTTCCGATAGCAGCTGGTTCGACGCCGAAACCACGACCTTCGGCGACCGCGTGACCGGCGCGCGTGAGGCGGCGTCGCTTGGGCAGGCGGAACTGGCCAAACGGCTGGGCGTGAAGATCAAGACGATCCGGGCCTGGGAGAACGACCAGGCGGAGCCACGGGCCAACAAGCTGGGCAAGCTGGCCGGTATCCTGGGGGTGTCGATGATGTGGCTGCTGAGCGGGCAGGGCGAAGGGCTTGACGGTCCCGAGGCGCAGGAGCCACTCGACGAGGATTTGGAGAAGGTGCTGATCGACTTGCGACAGATGCGGCAGGAGCAGGCTCAGCTGGCCGAACGGATGGGACGGCTGGAAAAGCGCCTGCGCAGCGTGATGACCGACGCATGA
- a CDS encoding tyrosine-protein phosphatase: MIALPPFSAAKTLRHYWLADHGLLRTVWTNFHKLDDDVWRHNHPSPARLAQLQAMGARSVLSLRGHHSLPAKIEAAACAELGLELRSVEMQATRLSIPSVFLDMLDAMRELPRPMVIHCKSGSDRTGLASAIYLHVFRDVPMDQARAQLAPRYAHNPFGRARILYRLLDAYSAAHDATGIGFEEWVRTQYDPAALSA; encoded by the coding sequence ATGATCGCCCTGCCCCCCTTCTCCGCCGCGAAAACCTTGCGCCATTACTGGCTGGCCGATCACGGATTGCTGCGCACGGTCTGGACCAATTTCCACAAGCTCGATGACGACGTCTGGCGCCACAACCATCCCAGCCCCGCGCGGCTTGCGCAGTTACAGGCAATGGGCGCGCGATCCGTTCTGTCGCTGCGCGGCCACCATTCCCTGCCCGCCAAGATTGAGGCTGCCGCCTGCGCCGAGTTGGGGCTTGAGCTGCGCAGTGTGGAGATGCAGGCGACGCGCTTGTCCATCCCTTCGGTGTTCCTCGACATGCTCGACGCAATGCGCGAGCTGCCCAGACCCATGGTGATCCATTGCAAATCTGGGTCCGACCGGACGGGGCTGGCCTCTGCCATATACCTGCACGTCTTCCGTGACGTGCCGATGGATCAGGCCCGCGCACAACTGGCCCCGCGCTATGCCCACAATCCCTTTGGCCGGGCGCGCATCCTTTACCGCCTGCTCGATGCCTATAGCGCGGCCCATGACGCGACCGGGATCGGCTTCGAGGAATGGGTGCGCACGCAATACGACCCCGCCGCCCTCTCCGCCTGA
- a CDS encoding heme ABC transporter permease has translation MPKVRAMSSFWEYANPRRFMATSAALLPWIAGVAALCLSVGLIWGFFFTPNDFRQGSTVKIIYIHVPAAIMAINAWLMMLVASLIWVIRRHHVSALAAKAAAPVGMVFTLIALFTGAVWGQPMWGTWWEWDPRLTSFLILFLFYLGYMALWEAIENPDQAADLTSVLCLVGSVFAILSRYALLFWNQGLHQGTTVSTVGIGVEAQEGVADVFAYPLLVSLTGFGFLFLALVLYRTRTEIRARRVKALIAQERMA, from the coding sequence ATGCCTAAGGTCCGCGCCATGTCGTCCTTCTGGGAATACGCGAACCCGCGCCGGTTCATGGCCACGTCCGCCGCGCTTCTGCCGTGGATCGCGGGCGTGGCCGCCCTGTGCCTGTCGGTCGGACTGATCTGGGGCTTTTTCTTCACCCCCAACGATTTCCGCCAGGGCTCTACCGTCAAGATCATCTATATCCACGTCCCCGCCGCCATCATGGCGATCAATGCGTGGCTGATGATGCTGGTGGCCTCGCTTATCTGGGTCATCCGCCGCCACCATGTCTCGGCCCTCGCGGCGAAAGCGGCGGCACCGGTGGGCATGGTGTTCACGCTGATCGCGCTTTTCACCGGGGCGGTCTGGGGGCAGCCGATGTGGGGCACGTGGTGGGAATGGGATCCGCGCCTGACATCGTTCCTGATCCTGTTCCTGTTCTACCTCGGCTATATGGCGCTGTGGGAGGCGATCGAAAATCCCGACCAGGCCGCCGACCTGACCTCCGTTCTTTGCCTCGTGGGGTCGGTCTTCGCCATCCTGTCCCGCTACGCGCTGTTGTTCTGGAACCAGGGCCTACACCAGGGCACGACGGTCAGCACCGTGGGCATCGGGGTGGAGGCGCAGGAAGGCGTGGCGGATGTCTTCGCCTACCCGCTTTTGGTGTCGCTGACGGGGTTCGGGTTCCTTTTCCTCGCGCTCGTCCTCTACCGCACCCGGACGGAGATCCGGGCGCGGCGGGTCAAGGCGCTGATCGCGCAGGAGCGGATGGCATGA
- a CDS encoding DsbE family thiol:disulfide interchange protein: protein MKINWLMVLPLAITAGFFGLAGWQLSLNQDGLSTGVDTQSLPSAQQGSPAPPLDLAQLPGTPLLTREALEGQDLVILNFFASWCPPCRAEHPTLTALAEAGVPLYGVNYRDQEGQALSFLEELGNPYDLIGTDVAARNGRDWGVVAMPETFFIDGDGVVVLHFRGPIVRRSLENQVRPALEEAGYALPDLPPLDAVETN from the coding sequence ATGAAGATCAATTGGCTCATGGTCCTGCCGCTGGCGATCACCGCGGGGTTCTTCGGGCTTGCCGGGTGGCAATTGTCGCTCAACCAGGACGGGCTGAGCACGGGCGTCGACACGCAATCCCTGCCCTCGGCCCAGCAGGGCAGCCCGGCCCCGCCCCTCGACCTGGCCCAGTTGCCCGGCACCCCGCTCCTCACCCGAGAGGCGCTGGAGGGCCAGGATCTCGTGATCCTAAATTTCTTCGCGTCGTGGTGCCCGCCTTGCAGGGCTGAACACCCGACTTTGACCGCCTTGGCGGAGGCCGGCGTGCCGCTTTACGGCGTGAATTACCGCGATCAGGAGGGGCAGGCCCTGTCCTTCCTTGAAGAGCTTGGCAATCCCTATGACCTGATCGGCACAGATGTCGCCGCCCGCAATGGCCGCGACTGGGGCGTCGTCGCCATGCCCGAAACCTTCTTCATCGACGGCGACGGCGTGGTGGTCTTGCATTTCCGCGGACCCATCGTGCGCCGATCCCTCGAAAATCAGGTTCGCCCGGCTCTGGAAGAAGCGGGCTATGCGCTTCCCGATCTGCCACCGTTGGACGCTGTGGAAACCAACTGA
- the ccmB gene encoding heme exporter protein CcmB, whose product MIGLLKRDLALAFRAGGGFGLSLAFFLIFAALVPFGIGPETGRLAEIAAGILWLGALLACLLSLDRIFQLDWEDGTLDLLATSPLPLEGVAALKAAAHWITTGLPLVVAAPALGLLLNLPAPAYPWLIASLLLGTPALSAIGTFGAALTVGVKRGGLLLSLLVLPLYVPTLILGALAATRGAQGLDAWAPLLLGAGITLACIALLPFAAAAALRVNLR is encoded by the coding sequence GTGATCGGCCTCCTCAAACGCGACCTGGCGCTCGCCTTCCGCGCGGGCGGCGGGTTCGGCCTGTCGCTCGCCTTCTTCCTGATCTTCGCGGCGCTCGTCCCCTTCGGGATCGGCCCGGAAACGGGGCGCCTGGCGGAGATCGCGGCGGGCATCCTGTGGCTCGGCGCGCTGCTCGCGTGCCTTCTGTCGCTCGACCGGATCTTCCAGCTCGACTGGGAGGACGGCACCCTCGACCTGCTGGCGACATCCCCGTTGCCCTTGGAAGGCGTGGCCGCGCTCAAGGCCGCCGCCCATTGGATCACGACCGGTTTACCGCTGGTGGTCGCGGCACCCGCGCTCGGGCTTTTGCTCAACCTGCCTGCGCCCGCCTATCCCTGGCTCATCGCGTCCCTCCTTCTCGGCACGCCCGCGCTCAGCGCCATCGGGACGTTCGGCGCGGCCCTGACGGTGGGGGTGAAACGTGGCGGATTGCTGCTTTCCCTATTGGTTCTGCCCCTTTACGTCCCGACGCTCATCCTCGGCGCGCTGGCCGCCACGCGTGGGGCGCAGGGGCTCGATGCCTGGGCGCCGCTCCTGCTCGGTGCGGGGATCACGCTGGCCTGCATCGCGCTTCTGCCCTTTGCCGCCGCCGCCGCGCTCCGCGTCAATCTGCGCTAG